From the Planktothrix tepida PCC 9214 genome, one window contains:
- a CDS encoding DUF3172 domain-containing protein: MRRRTKMAPAKPSLFNYTALAVIGGVLILGIGIGIAISSTTTLTPENVASSQFIDRNAPSTETCIKFGASAMVTDLRVFVTLNPFNVYVTQPKLQPGCVLRTSNWAILKQRNLLNNQQERDCKQRMNTFGFTGDLESNPTINCIYQNDSAANLFINQPGAVPAPSRPETERF, from the coding sequence ATGAGACGTAGAACCAAAATGGCACCTGCTAAACCTTCACTCTTTAATTACACAGCTTTAGCAGTGATTGGCGGGGTACTGATTCTGGGAATTGGGATTGGGATTGCAATTAGTTCCACAACCACCTTAACCCCAGAAAACGTCGCCTCCAGTCAATTTATTGACCGCAATGCACCGAGTACCGAAACCTGTATTAAATTTGGTGCAAGTGCGATGGTAACGGATCTGCGTGTCTTTGTCACCCTCAACCCCTTCAATGTTTATGTAACGCAACCGAAACTACAACCGGGATGTGTTCTCCGCACGAGTAACTGGGCAATTTTAAAACAACGGAATCTCCTGAATAATCAGCAAGAGCGAGATTGTAAACAACGGATGAATACCTTTGGATTTACGGGAGATTTAGAAAGTAATCCCACGATTAACTGTATTTATCAAAATGATAGTGCAGCTAACCTGTTTATTAACCAACCTGGGGCTGTTCCCGCACCTAGCCGACCAGAAACAGAACGATTTTAG
- a CDS encoding aliphatic sulfonate ABC transporter substrate-binding protein: protein MPRSVVSRFILRFGIGVISSLVLSLGFNPHLIAAPESGYILSSPISQASPANPVNSPKNSTLRLGETVGLFVGGIIFCILLDRWFSNRSAHAGNTPLAQQARRLKQLKIGYPEGMTNFEVLRSQGFLEARLRPFGLIVTWTSFLSASSLIEALSNGTIDFCGGGGTASIFSQAADHVFVRVAKEKYTSPKGQAILVPENSPIQTLADLKGKKIAFDKGSSAHYVLIRALAKVGLHFSDIEPVYLTQPQALLLFRQGEVDAWVVWVPYTPTQTRSSYPGRSIADLESIFGDKASLEVPTYYYAIPELVRDYPDLLKVILEEVNEAGAWAKKQELEVAQRLVDQHEIDPSILETLQKHSAERAIIPIDEQSLNALQHQANLFRDLDLIPERVNVKDGTYSLQTKQNWTY, encoded by the coding sequence TTGCCTAGATCGGTTGTCTCTCGGTTTATTCTGCGATTTGGTATTGGTGTTATCTCAAGTTTGGTTTTAAGTCTAGGGTTTAATCCTCATCTGATTGCTGCTCCTGAATCTGGCTATATACTTTCCTCCCCAATCAGTCAGGCGAGTCCAGCCAATCCGGTTAATTCCCCCAAAAACTCAACCCTTCGGTTAGGGGAAACCGTGGGACTATTTGTGGGGGGTATCATTTTCTGTATCCTTTTGGATCGCTGGTTTTCTAACCGTTCTGCTCACGCGGGTAACACACCCTTAGCTCAACAAGCGCGACGACTTAAACAACTTAAAATCGGGTATCCAGAGGGGATGACCAATTTTGAGGTTCTCCGCAGTCAAGGCTTCTTGGAAGCACGTTTACGACCCTTTGGGCTGATTGTGACCTGGACAAGCTTTTTATCAGCTTCTTCCCTGATTGAAGCCCTGAGTAACGGGACAATTGATTTCTGTGGGGGGGGTGGTACAGCCAGTATCTTCTCCCAAGCCGCAGATCATGTGTTTGTGCGGGTAGCCAAAGAAAAATATACATCCCCTAAAGGTCAAGCGATTCTAGTCCCAGAAAATTCACCCATTCAGACCCTTGCTGACCTCAAGGGTAAGAAGATAGCCTTTGATAAAGGCTCCAGTGCCCATTATGTGTTGATCCGAGCGTTAGCAAAAGTAGGACTCCATTTTAGCGACATTGAACCCGTTTATCTGACGCAGCCACAGGCGCTCCTCCTATTCCGACAAGGGGAAGTTGATGCTTGGGTGGTTTGGGTTCCCTATACACCCACTCAAACCCGAAGTTCTTACCCAGGACGTTCGATTGCAGACCTAGAGAGCATCTTTGGTGACAAAGCCTCTTTAGAAGTTCCAACTTATTACTACGCAATTCCAGAGCTAGTCCGCGACTATCCTGATCTGCTAAAAGTAATATTAGAAGAAGTCAATGAAGCTGGAGCTTGGGCGAAAAAACAGGAATTAGAAGTCGCTCAACGATTGGTGGATCAGCACGAAATCGATCCATCCATCCTAGAAACGTTGCAGAAACATAGTGCTGAACGCGCCATTATCCCCATTGACGAACAATCGCTGAATGCCCTACAGCATCAAGCTAATCTGTTTAGAGATTTAGATCTAATTCCAGAGCGGGTGAATGTGAAAGATGGAACCTACAGTTTGCAGACTAAACAAAACTGGACGTATTAA
- a CDS encoding glycoside hydrolase family 10 protein, which yields MEVRGVWLTNTDSRVMFSRQTIAEAMEFLAETGFNVVFPVVWNKGVTLYRSQVMAQAFGVEIDFYVKGRDPLQEVIEEAHRVGLKVIPWFEFGFASSYQQNGGRILAQKPSWSGINSTGGLVVKNGFEWMNAFDPDVQDFVLSLVLEVVRKYDIDGIQGDDRMPAMPSEGGYDAKTVARYRAEFSRQPPSYSKDPQWVQWRANILTDFLVRLRREVKAIKPHLLISMAPSIYKWGLDEYLQDYIAWIDQDLVDWIHPQLYRRNFWSYKGLVDQLVDVQFRDWQLPKLSPGILAKIGSYCITTDDLLKAIDYNRFKGVKGEIFFFYEALRQDNNALATALRTGPYRTPAKLK from the coding sequence ATGGAAGTTCGTGGTGTCTGGTTAACGAATACTGATAGTCGAGTCATGTTTTCTCGACAGACCATTGCAGAAGCGATGGAGTTTTTGGCGGAAACGGGCTTTAATGTTGTATTTCCGGTGGTTTGGAATAAGGGCGTGACGTTGTATCGCAGTCAAGTCATGGCTCAAGCCTTTGGTGTAGAAATCGATTTCTATGTTAAGGGACGTGACCCCCTGCAAGAGGTGATTGAGGAAGCTCATCGAGTGGGGTTAAAAGTCATTCCTTGGTTTGAATTTGGATTTGCTAGTTCTTATCAACAAAATGGCGGTAGAATTCTCGCTCAAAAACCGAGTTGGTCAGGTATTAATTCTACCGGAGGATTAGTTGTTAAAAATGGCTTTGAATGGATGAATGCTTTTGACCCAGACGTGCAGGATTTCGTTCTTAGTTTGGTTTTAGAGGTTGTTAGAAAATACGATATTGATGGGATTCAAGGGGATGACCGGATGCCCGCAATGCCTTCGGAAGGAGGCTATGATGCAAAAACGGTTGCTCGTTATCGGGCAGAATTTAGCCGTCAACCACCCAGCTATTCTAAAGATCCGCAATGGGTACAATGGCGAGCCAATATTTTAACCGATTTTTTAGTTCGTTTACGTCGAGAAGTGAAAGCGATTAAACCGCATTTATTAATTTCAATGGCTCCGAGTATTTATAAATGGGGTTTAGATGAATATTTACAAGATTATATTGCCTGGATTGATCAAGATTTAGTCGATTGGATTCATCCTCAATTATATCGGCGCAATTTTTGGAGTTATAAAGGGTTAGTGGATCAATTGGTGGATGTTCAGTTTAGAGATTGGCAATTACCTAAACTTTCTCCAGGAATTTTAGCAAAAATTGGTTCCTATTGTATTACGACGGATGACTTATTAAAAGCCATTGATTACAATCGATTTAAAGGGGTAAAGGGAGAGATATTTTTCTTTTATGAAGCCCTCAGACAAGATAATAATGCCTTGGCGACGGCTTTGAGAACAGGCCCCTATAGGACTCCGGCGAAATTAAAATAA
- a CDS encoding calcium-binding protein, which translates to MANFLTPSTVPGLFALLGTPQDDNIVLSSGQVSAYRDGILLLAGNDNLQGVNLSDNLLVNGNQGNDTLVSSNGFDTLFGGQDNDRMFAGANNDLIFGNLGNDTQEGGLNADSLYGGQGNDTLYGDENNDLLFGDVGNDIVDGDAGVDTLTGGLGLDTLIFDPGEASFLVRDVDEIRQFEAGTSVLNGDKIAVPIGTAIDPNSLLRDRFDLLPQDNDLNGDGLNDIIVELLDGRILGVVINDGFLPAQLSLDLDFVFSNNFDFNL; encoded by the coding sequence ATGGCTAATTTTCTGACCCCCAGCACTGTTCCCGGCTTATTTGCACTATTAGGAACCCCTCAAGATGATAATATTGTCTTATCTTCGGGCCAAGTTTCAGCCTATCGAGATGGCATCCTATTATTGGCAGGAAATGATAATTTACAAGGCGTTAATCTCAGCGATAATCTCTTAGTAAATGGGAATCAAGGAAATGATACTCTGGTTTCATCGAATGGATTTGATACCTTATTTGGAGGTCAAGATAATGATCGAATGTTTGCTGGAGCTAATAATGATTTAATCTTCGGAAATTTAGGCAATGATACCCAAGAAGGGGGATTAAATGCTGATTCCCTTTACGGAGGTCAAGGCAATGATACCCTCTATGGTGACGAAAATAATGATCTCCTGTTTGGAGATGTTGGAAATGATATTGTAGACGGGGATGCAGGTGTTGATACCTTAACGGGAGGTTTAGGACTGGATACTTTGATTTTTGACCCTGGTGAAGCGAGTTTTCTGGTGCGAGATGTCGATGAAATTCGACAATTTGAAGCTGGAACTAGCGTGTTAAATGGAGATAAAATTGCAGTACCAATAGGAACAGCGATTGATCCTAATTCCTTACTTCGAGATCGCTTTGATTTGTTACCCCAAGACAATGATCTCAATGGCGATGGATTGAATGATATCATCGTAGAATTATTAGATGGGCGAATTTTGGGTGTTGTGATTAATGATGGGTTCTTACCTGCTCAATTATCTCTCGATTTGGATTTTGTTTTTAGTAACAATTTTGACTTTAATTTGTAG
- a CDS encoding HEAT repeat domain-containing protein, with protein METNPKFNGFRSSKLALLCLSIMLLFAGKAQTQVTATTEVIDQLQKLTDTNRQNRLEAIKTLKTLGSPAIPILVEALTDDQESIRRGAAFALGAMGREGVDAIPALLSALKDPVSAVRMDVAVALKQIGTASPESLQQEVHELTLALKAPDTAVRQGAAFGLGIVGSEATDAIPPLIQALKDSDEEVRLAAAIALKRMGSAAVPALKDALNDQDMGVRARAAFALGNIQASAITGVTAALQNSDRQIRQTAALTLDELASNELLAQVSNRPGVRPQGNRPQMNRPLGNRPLGNRPLMNRPGTRPRPQGNQIRPRRS; from the coding sequence ATGGAAACCAATCCCAAATTTAATGGGTTTCGTTCCTCAAAATTAGCATTATTATGTTTATCAATAATGTTATTATTTGCCGGAAAAGCCCAAACTCAAGTCACAGCCACAACGGAAGTAATTGATCAATTGCAAAAATTGACCGATACCAACCGACAAAACCGTTTAGAGGCAATTAAAACCTTAAAAACCTTGGGTTCTCCGGCTATTCCGATTTTGGTTGAAGCTCTAACCGATGACCAGGAAAGTATTCGCCGGGGTGCCGCCTTTGCATTAGGGGCGATGGGTCGTGAGGGGGTCGATGCCATTCCGGCGTTGCTATCAGCCTTGAAAGATCCCGTATCTGCGGTTCGCATGGATGTTGCGGTCGCCCTGAAACAAATTGGTACAGCATCTCCAGAAAGCTTACAGCAAGAGGTTCACGAGTTAACGTTAGCATTAAAGGCTCCTGATACTGCCGTGCGTCAGGGGGCAGCCTTTGGGTTAGGAATTGTGGGTTCAGAGGCGACGGATGCCATTCCTCCGTTAATTCAGGCCTTAAAAGACTCCGATGAGGAAGTGCGACTGGCGGCGGCAATTGCGTTGAAGCGCATGGGGTCTGCGGCGGTTCCCGCGTTGAAAGACGCTTTGAATGATCAGGATATGGGGGTTCGAGCCAGGGCTGCGTTTGCTTTGGGGAATATTCAGGCGTCGGCAATTACCGGGGTGACAGCAGCCCTCCAAAATAGTGATCGTCAAATTCGTCAAACGGCGGCGCTGACGTTGGATGAACTGGCTTCTAACGAGTTGTTGGCTCAGGTGTCCAACAGACCGGGAGTGCGTCCCCAAGGAAATCGACCCCAAATGAACCGACCTCTGGGAAATCGACCTTTGGGAAATCGACCCCTTATGAACCGACCGGGGACTCGTCCTCGACCCCAAGGAAATCAAATCCGTCCCAGACGTTCTTAA
- a CDS encoding pentapeptide repeat-containing protein yields MKASEIIDAHKLLTRYATGERNFSAANLIAASLKDVKLNRINLSNATLQGSNLSRARLIGANLNGADLSQVNLSMAVLVEANLSGASLTDTILRHADLSGVLLSGAILSHSDLTGANLTSASLISACLLNGCKLTDAILVGATLSRAILSGADLSGANLTRTILSEVDLSGANLTGAKFVRSHLNRANLSGANLVNADFSEASLREANLGVANLTGVNLQGADLSGANLNGANLNGSHLQDANLQNTNLNGLSLHNADLRHADLTQANLRGANLSGANLEGATLLEADLRGANLSHANLTGAGLLLTSLKGANLTGANLCETNLIGASLGIGNLNEATLEGAILPNGATYS; encoded by the coding sequence ATGAAGGCCAGTGAAATTATCGATGCCCATAAGTTGTTAACGCGATATGCCACAGGAGAAAGGAATTTTAGTGCTGCTAATCTCATAGCGGCAAGCCTAAAAGACGTTAAGCTCAATCGCATTAACCTCAGTAATGCTACGTTACAAGGCTCCAATTTATCTCGCGCTCGATTGATTGGAGCGAACCTGAATGGTGCTGATTTGAGTCAAGTTAACCTCTCAATGGCCGTTTTAGTTGAAGCTAATCTCAGTGGTGCCAGTCTGACCGATACCATTTTACGCCATGCTGACTTAAGTGGTGTCTTATTGAGTGGGGCAATTTTATCTCATAGTGATTTGACGGGGGCTAATCTGACCTCTGCCAGTTTAATTTCAGCTTGTCTGCTCAACGGTTGTAAACTAACCGATGCGATTTTGGTGGGGGCAACCCTGAGCCGAGCTATTTTAAGCGGTGCTGATTTAAGTGGGGCTAATTTAACCCGAACAATTCTAAGTGAAGTCGATCTCAGTGGTGCGAATTTAACGGGAGCTAAATTTGTACGATCGCATCTCAACCGAGCGAACCTCAGTGGTGCTAATCTGGTGAATGCAGATTTCAGCGAAGCCAGTTTGCGAGAAGCTAATCTGGGTGTTGCTAATTTAACGGGGGTTAACTTACAAGGGGCTGATTTAAGTGGCGCGAACTTAAACGGAGCCAACCTCAATGGAAGCCATCTCCAGGATGCGAATCTCCAAAATACAAATTTAAACGGTTTGAGCTTACATAACGCCGATTTGAGACACGCCGACTTGACTCAAGCCAATTTACGCGGAGCAAATCTCAGTGGCGCAAACTTAGAAGGCGCGACCCTTTTAGAAGCCGACTTGCGGGGGGCTAACCTCAGTCATGCCAACCTGACCGGGGCTGGACTCCTGTTGACCTCTCTCAAGGGAGCTAATTTAACCGGGGCTAACCTCTGTGAAACCAACCTGATCGGCGCGAGTCTGGGTATTGGTAATCTAAACGAAGCGACCTTGGAAGGAGCGATTCTTCCCAATGGAGCCACCTATTCTTAA
- a CDS encoding glycosyltransferase, producing MQENLEIAKIKLSVIIPYWKQRDFLLDFITDLEYTMEVDYEIIILGVGNVNLLSFELEDILKYLELQGHQFLGFEPSQTAETIFNQAISKAKSEYIIWIQYPVVFFCEGLQEAIKILDSQLEIWGVYSNEKWDLEYLNLGEKPEIQGIFRKSIWETEIILEENSIKPFNWKFQFKNNQNHDKFCHLNQKIYELKINDFLKSESQRLKVQESSLVSVCIPTYNGEQFIAEAISSVLSQTYSAIELIISDDNSLDQTVAIAQSFQEQTTIPISILTHNPLGLAQNSNFCIEHSQGKYIKFLYQDDILLPNCIEKMVTLAETDPDIGLVFSPRKMFFLNQENIDLDLIAVYQDFANLHQSWSNLNLIQWGIELLNDPNLWEHPINKIGEPSTVLLRKSIFEIITGFDPQLNQLVDLDLWWRILGQFKVGFVEETLSYFRLHIHQKTYENMQQDQAMDLNFYHKIYSHPDYDFFPPIYRKQAFLIYDFILNNRNYSGKNYKD from the coding sequence ATGCAAGAAAATTTAGAGATAGCAAAAATTAAACTATCTGTTATTATTCCCTACTGGAAACAGAGGGATTTTTTATTGGATTTTATTACAGATTTAGAATACACGATGGAGGTGGATTATGAAATTATTATTTTAGGTGTAGGTAATGTCAATTTATTGAGTTTTGAGTTAGAAGATATTCTCAAGTATTTAGAATTGCAAGGTCATCAATTTTTGGGGTTTGAACCTTCCCAAACCGCAGAAACTATTTTTAACCAAGCAATTTCAAAAGCAAAAAGTGAGTATATTATTTGGATACAATATCCAGTAGTATTTTTCTGTGAAGGATTGCAGGAAGCGATTAAAATTTTAGATAGCCAGTTAGAAATTTGGGGAGTTTATAGTAATGAAAAATGGGATTTAGAGTATTTGAATCTAGGTGAAAAACCAGAAATTCAAGGAATTTTTAGAAAATCAATTTGGGAAACAGAGATTATTTTAGAAGAAAATTCAATAAAACCGTTTAATTGGAAATTTCAATTTAAAAACAATCAAAACCATGACAAATTTTGTCATCTGAATCAAAAAATATATGAACTTAAAATAAATGATTTTTTGAAATCAGAAAGTCAAAGGTTAAAAGTTCAAGAATCATCTTTAGTTAGTGTTTGCATCCCTACTTATAATGGAGAACAATTTATTGCTGAAGCGATTTCTAGTGTTTTATCTCAAACCTATTCTGCAATTGAATTAATTATTTCTGATGACAATTCCCTCGATCAAACTGTGGCGATCGCTCAATCCTTTCAAGAACAAACCACCATTCCTATTTCTATTTTAACCCATAACCCGCTCGGACTTGCCCAAAATAGTAATTTTTGTATTGAACACTCTCAAGGGAAATATATTAAATTTCTCTATCAAGATGATATTTTACTTCCGAATTGTATTGAAAAAATGGTAACTTTAGCAGAAACTGACCCGGATATTGGATTAGTATTTTCACCCAGAAAAATGTTTTTTCTAAATCAAGAGAATATCGATTTAGATTTAATAGCCGTGTATCAAGATTTTGCTAATTTACATCAAAGTTGGTCAAATTTAAACTTGATTCAATGGGGAATAGAACTCCTCAACGATCCCAATTTATGGGAACATCCTATTAATAAAATTGGGGAACCCAGTACCGTATTATTACGGAAATCAATCTTTGAAATCATCACAGGTTTTGACCCGCAATTAAATCAGTTAGTTGATTTAGATTTATGGTGGAGAATATTAGGACAGTTTAAAGTCGGCTTTGTGGAAGAAACCTTATCTTATTTTCGTCTCCATATTCACCAAAAAACCTATGAGAATATGCAGCAAGATCAAGCAATGGATCTCAACTTTTATCATAAAATTTACTCTCATCCTGATTATGATTTTTTTCCACCGATTTATCGTAAGCAAGCCTTCTTGATCTATGATTTCATTTTAAATAATAGAAATTATTCAGGTAAAAATTATAAAGATTGA
- a CDS encoding cadmium resistance transporter, which translates to MDWLMTTIKIGLAVAVATTFDDNIYLTGFFSEVNRTFRPKHIVVGELIGFTVLVSASLIGFFLGLVIDSAWIGLLGILPILIGLNNLLNLNKDDSTEDKSTNLKINARYRGFDSRKRSLWDVIRDRQTYSVSAVTISNGGNNLGIYIPLFASSSIQSLAVIIPVCYFIVCCWLFMSYNLTRQPGIAVVLSRYASKIFPFVLMWLGFRILLDSESYRLFLPNI; encoded by the coding sequence ATGGATTGGTTAATGACCACAATTAAAATTGGCCTAGCTGTTGCTGTAGCAACAACATTTGATGACAATATTTATTTGACGGGTTTCTTCAGTGAGGTTAATCGAACGTTTCGTCCTAAACATATTGTGGTTGGTGAGCTTATCGGATTTACCGTATTGGTAAGCGCTAGTTTGATTGGTTTTTTCCTGGGGTTGGTAATTGACTCAGCTTGGATCGGCTTACTGGGAATTTTACCGATCCTTATTGGTCTTAATAATTTACTCAACCTGAATAAGGATGATTCAACGGAAGATAAATCAACGAATCTGAAAATAAACGCTAGATATCGAGGATTTGATTCTCGAAAGCGATCGCTATGGGACGTAATCCGAGATCGGCAAACCTATAGTGTTTCCGCAGTTACCATTTCCAACGGGGGTAACAATTTAGGGATCTATATCCCCTTATTTGCGAGTAGCAGCATCCAAAGTCTTGCTGTGATTATACCTGTTTGCTATTTCATTGTTTGTTGCTGGTTATTTATGTCCTATAATCTGACTCGTCAACCGGGTATTGCGGTTGTACTAAGCCGTTATGCTAGTAAGATTTTTCCCTTTGTGCTGATGTGGCTGGGTTTCAGGATTCTGTTAGATAGCGAATCCTATCGTCTTTTTCTCCCCAATATTTGA
- the speD gene encoding adenosylmethionine decarboxylase translates to MKQLGTHLVVDAWQCPAELLNDPERIRRAMLDAISAGGATLIDLCVHQFSPHGVTATATLAESHIAIHTWPELGYFAADLFFCGKGNPQRAIKFLETALQAKQVRFREFKRGYEPEDTEIPDSISEESLATLVETGTRG, encoded by the coding sequence ATGAAACAATTGGGAACTCATCTGGTCGTTGACGCTTGGCAGTGTCCCGCAGAACTTCTGAACGATCCTGAACGCATCCGCCGCGCGATGCTTGATGCAATTTCTGCTGGAGGGGCTACCCTCATCGACTTATGTGTACACCAGTTTAGTCCTCACGGAGTAACTGCAACAGCAACCTTAGCTGAATCTCACATTGCTATACACACTTGGCCAGAACTGGGATATTTCGCTGCTGACTTGTTCTTTTGTGGAAAAGGAAATCCTCAGCGAGCCATTAAATTTCTAGAAACCGCGCTTCAAGCCAAACAGGTAAGATTCCGGGAATTTAAACGCGGTTATGAACCCGAAGACACTGAAATTCCAGATTCAATTAGTGAAGAATCCTTAGCAACTTTAGTTGAGACTGGAACTCGCGGTTAA
- a CDS encoding AMIN domain-containing protein, producing MQAQNFKQQFKQTVQTLVASDVPALYGSLLLRTSSLVAAVAITTAYPLAVQAAVLGDWKIDPNTGTVEVELPSGSKPQLSVYNLPPRLVLDLPNTEVKVKITESYETGVVRQVSLMQTKPKQAQLVVEFVPGISVDAEALDLRQIGIDNLWVLRPTLQTLPSEEPPTSTNVATTQPQTTSTPTQVAPSTTPRTSATVKPPEPPKPPQYSVRQYDPRQTALPNPQPTRDSRLEIVQVPVNQPTQVQVLPTMTPPPPPSQTVVFVPQTPGYPPPVPVSETVVVVAPNAQFNRTGSLPQAVPFGQPLPPSIPPGTPQSYFNPSPSAILLPTGTTLTLLYPTKDQVRLTRRSERQDVLLLQGGIVDSLGNYIVPPDTPIVGEFETTTKGSRFIAQAINLDGRSIPIQGQSNWIPGSLEVSPERVGIGTGAGSLAGFLVSGFTGIGALVGAIAGAGIGLGTSPSPTTLQPGQMISIQLTQDLTTPNFFLVNQ from the coding sequence ATGCAAGCGCAAAACTTCAAGCAACAATTTAAGCAAACTGTACAAACGTTAGTCGCCTCCGATGTACCCGCGTTGTATGGGAGTCTGCTGTTGAGAACTTCTAGTCTTGTCGCTGCTGTGGCTATTACAACGGCTTACCCCTTAGCGGTACAGGCGGCTGTTTTAGGAGATTGGAAAATTGATCCCAATACTGGAACTGTCGAGGTTGAACTACCATCGGGGAGTAAACCGCAATTATCCGTTTATAATCTTCCCCCTCGTCTAGTCCTTGACCTACCGAATACAGAAGTTAAAGTTAAGATTACAGAAAGCTATGAAACTGGCGTTGTGCGTCAAGTTAGTTTAATGCAGACAAAACCGAAACAAGCTCAATTAGTCGTTGAGTTTGTACCCGGTATCAGTGTTGATGCGGAAGCGTTAGATTTACGACAAATTGGCATTGATAATCTTTGGGTATTGCGTCCGACGCTGCAAACCTTACCTTCAGAAGAACCCCCCACTTCCACAAATGTTGCGACGACTCAACCCCAAACAACTTCAACTCCGACACAGGTAGCACCCTCGACAACTCCTCGAACCTCTGCAACGGTTAAACCGCCAGAACCCCCTAAACCGCCTCAATATTCTGTCCGTCAATACGACCCTAGACAGACGGCTTTACCTAACCCTCAACCGACGAGAGACTCCCGCTTAGAGATTGTGCAGGTTCCCGTTAACCAGCCGACTCAAGTGCAGGTGCTTCCGACGATGACACCCCCTCCGCCACCTTCTCAGACCGTGGTGTTTGTCCCTCAAACACCGGGTTATCCTCCTCCGGTTCCCGTTTCTGAAACAGTAGTCGTTGTTGCACCCAATGCTCAATTCAATAGAACAGGATCTCTCCCCCAAGCGGTTCCCTTTGGTCAACCGTTACCTCCCTCGATACCGCCAGGGACACCGCAATCCTATTTTAATCCTAGCCCGTCGGCAATTTTGCTCCCCACGGGAACCACCTTAACGTTACTCTATCCCACGAAAGATCAAGTCCGTCTAACTCGTCGTTCAGAACGTCAGGATGTGTTGTTATTGCAAGGGGGAATTGTTGATAGTTTGGGCAATTATATTGTTCCACCGGATACGCCAATTGTAGGAGAATTTGAAACCACCACAAAAGGCAGTCGATTTATTGCTCAAGCCATTAATTTAGACGGTCGCAGCATCCCAATTCAAGGTCAATCTAACTGGATTCCAGGGTCTTTAGAAGTCAGTCCTGAACGAGTGGGAATTGGGACGGGTGCGGGAAGTTTAGCGGGATTTCTAGTCAGTGGATTTACGGGAATTGGAGCCTTAGTCGGTGCAATTGCAGGTGCAGGAATTGGTCTGGGAACATCCCCCTCACCCACTACCTTACAACCGGGTCAAATGATTTCAATTCAGTTAACCCAAGATCTCACAACTCCCAATTTCTTCTTAGTGAATCAATAG